Within Staphylococcus sp. NRL 16/872, the genomic segment AGTGGTTCTGTATTCTGGATCTTTAGTTAAACGACCTACTAATACAACTCTGTTTATCATTAAAACGCCCCCATTAAATTATTACTTATCTTGGTCTTCGCGGATAACGATATAACGGATGATATCGTCATTGATTTTAGCTAAACGTTGGAATTCGTCTGTAGCTCTGTTGTTATCAGTTTTAATGCGTACGATGTTATAGAAGCCTTCTTTGAAATCTTCAATTTCATAAGCAAGACGGCGTTTACCCCAGTCTTTTTCTTCTAAAACTTCTGATCCTTCTGAAGCTAAGATACCGTTAAAGCGTTCAACAACAGCTTTTTTAGCATCCTCTTCAATGTTAGGACGTACGACATACATAATTTCATATGTTCTCATTTTATACTTGCACCTCCTTGTGGTCTATGCGGCCTATCGACTCCTGTCGATAAGCAAGGAATAATTTTCATTACTCACAATCAAGAATTATAGCACAGAGTTTTACTTTTTACAATAATTATTATCGACTTAAAACTCTTATTTATATTGCCTAGCACATTATTATTCTCTGTTTTAATGGTGTTAGTCATGAAGTTGCTAACCATAACTATTTATACTAACATCACAAT encodes:
- the rpsF gene encoding 30S ribosomal protein S6, whose translation is MRTYEIMYVVRPNIEEDAKKAVVERFNGILASEGSEVLEEKDWGKRRLAYEIEDFKEGFYNIVRIKTDNNRATDEFQRLAKINDDIIRYIVIREDQDK